One Tumebacillus amylolyticus DNA segment encodes these proteins:
- a CDS encoding DEAD/DEAH box helicase — protein sequence MTTFSELNLNKKVYQAISDMGFEEPSPIQVQCIPKVLEGIDVIGQAQTGTGKTAAFGIPLVEMVTTTKPVQALILTPTRELAIQVAGEMRKIAKYKRVKTLPIYGGQSIGSQIRALQQGVQVVIGTPGRVLDHLRRGTLKLDKLRVAVLDEADEMLDMGFIEDIESILRETPSDRQTLLFSATMPPEVKRLSARYMKDPVNVTINRGEVTVPLIEQVYYKVLERTKLESLCRIVDSEEVELGIIFCRTKRGVDELSDALMSRGYLADGLHGDLSQAQRDRVMRKFRTNDIQLLIATDVAARGIDVENVTHVINYDVPQDPESYVHRIGRTGRAGKKGLALTLVTPPEFKMLKLIEKETKGKLVAREVPSLADVAERQAEIWRDRLVRTVQDGKLATYRAILAGLVDEFDPIDLASAALKIASGEDFEQPEPDYNFGETGGAPGMVRFFVNIGRSAKVGPSDLVRFISEEAGIPGTAVGKIDIFEKFTFVEVQEESAPFVYEALRKSRMNGARVNLEPARPRERAIRK from the coding sequence ATGACGACTTTCTCTGAATTGAATCTGAACAAAAAGGTCTACCAAGCCATCAGCGACATGGGGTTCGAAGAACCGTCGCCGATCCAAGTCCAATGCATCCCGAAAGTGCTCGAAGGCATCGACGTCATCGGGCAAGCGCAGACCGGTACCGGCAAGACGGCCGCCTTCGGGATTCCGCTGGTCGAGATGGTCACAACCACCAAGCCTGTACAAGCGCTGATTTTGACACCGACCCGCGAATTGGCGATCCAAGTTGCAGGCGAGATGCGCAAAATCGCCAAATACAAACGCGTGAAAACCTTGCCGATCTACGGCGGCCAGTCCATCGGTTCGCAGATCCGCGCTCTGCAACAGGGCGTGCAAGTCGTCATCGGGACGCCGGGCCGTGTGCTTGACCACTTGCGCCGCGGCACGCTCAAGCTCGACAAACTGCGCGTCGCGGTGTTGGATGAAGCAGATGAAATGCTCGACATGGGCTTCATCGAGGACATCGAATCGATCCTCCGCGAGACGCCGTCCGACCGTCAGACATTGCTGTTCTCGGCTACGATGCCGCCGGAAGTCAAGCGTCTGTCTGCTCGCTATATGAAGGACCCGGTCAACGTCACGATCAACCGTGGCGAGGTGACTGTCCCGTTGATCGAACAAGTGTATTACAAAGTGCTGGAACGCACGAAGTTGGAAAGTTTGTGCCGGATCGTCGACAGCGAAGAGGTGGAACTTGGCATCATCTTCTGCCGCACCAAGCGCGGTGTTGACGAGTTGAGCGATGCGCTGATGTCTCGCGGCTACCTCGCAGACGGCTTGCACGGCGACCTCTCGCAAGCGCAGCGCGACCGCGTCATGCGCAAGTTCCGCACGAACGACATCCAACTGCTGATCGCAACCGACGTTGCGGCACGCGGGATCGACGTTGAGAACGTCACTCATGTTATCAACTACGACGTCCCGCAAGACCCGGAATCCTACGTTCACCGCATCGGACGGACCGGTCGCGCCGGGAAAAAGGGCCTCGCCCTCACTTTGGTTACGCCGCCGGAGTTCAAGATGCTCAAATTGATCGAGAAGGAAACCAAGGGCAAGTTGGTCGCTCGCGAGGTGCCGTCTCTGGCCGACGTCGCCGAGCGCCAAGCCGAGATCTGGCGTGACCGTCTCGTGCGCACCGTACAGGACGGGAAATTGGCGACCTACCGCGCCATTCTCGCAGGTCTTGTTGACGAGTTCGATCCGATCGACCTCGCGTCTGCAGCGCTCAAGATTGCCAGCGGCGAAGATTTCGAGCAACCGGAGCCGGACTACAACTTTGGGGAGACGGGCGGTGCACCGGGCATGGTGCGCTTCTTTGTCAACATCGGCCGTTCAGCGAAGGTCGGACCGTCCGACCTCGTTCGCTTCATCTCCGAAGAAGCGGGAATTCCGGGGACCGCGGTCGGCAAGATCGACATCTTCGAAAAGTTTACGTTTGTCGAGGTGCAGGAAGAGTCGGCACCGTTCGTGTACGAAGCGCTTCGCAAATCCCGTATGAACGGGGCGCGCGTCAACCTCGAACCGGCACGCCCGCGCGAACGCGCCATTCGCAAGTAA
- a CDS encoding metallophosphoesterase family protein, whose translation MTTSTFKVISDIHGCDEEFVELLRLSNYNPDREKLILLGDYVDRGPDSRGVVERVMGFVREYGAVALGGNHEELFLEWLAAGERSAFYLREVVGGRETIDSYCKPYGVSGYEREARQLIQEKYAEQVEFMDKLLDFHEEEGYIFVHAGIDPKQADWKQTDKSSFRWIRDEFHFTPHQASGVVVFGHTPTTRLHGNESCGDVWFGEKIIGVDGGCVFGNQLNCLEISPDGLKTYVVPRMGM comes from the coding sequence ATGACAACGAGCACCTTCAAAGTGATCAGTGATATACATGGATGCGACGAAGAATTTGTGGAGTTGTTGCGGCTTTCCAACTACAACCCGGACCGTGAGAAGCTGATCTTGCTGGGCGATTATGTGGACCGGGGGCCGGATTCTCGCGGTGTCGTGGAGCGCGTGATGGGCTTCGTGCGCGAGTACGGCGCGGTGGCGCTGGGAGGCAATCATGAGGAGTTGTTCTTGGAGTGGCTGGCGGCAGGGGAGCGCAGCGCGTTTTATCTGCGTGAGGTCGTCGGCGGGCGCGAGACGATCGACAGCTATTGCAAGCCGTATGGAGTCTCCGGCTATGAACGGGAAGCCCGTCAATTGATCCAGGAGAAGTACGCCGAGCAAGTGGAATTTATGGACAAGTTGCTGGACTTCCATGAGGAGGAAGGCTACATCTTCGTCCACGCAGGCATCGACCCGAAGCAAGCGGATTGGAAGCAAACGGACAAGAGTTCGTTTCGCTGGATTCGTGACGAATTCCACTTCACGCCGCATCAAGCATCGGGCGTCGTGGTGTTCGGGCACACACCGACGACCCGCCTGCATGGAAACGAATCTTGCGGCGACGTCTGGTTTGGCGAGAAGATCATCGGCGTCGACGGCGGCTGTGTGTTCGGGAATCAATTGAACTGCTTGGAGATCAGTCCCGACGGGCTGAAAACGTACGTCGTGCCACGCATGGGTATGTAA